From a single Paramormyrops kingsleyae isolate MSU_618 chromosome 14, PKINGS_0.4, whole genome shotgun sequence genomic region:
- the LOC111851035 gene encoding BTB/POZ domain-containing protein 6-B isoform X2: MAAELYPASTHTSLPNNGTAVTATAKKSVVQVTQTASEATTTAAQQNINNNNVETCSWQCSHPTLRERNALMFNNELMADVHFIVGPPGEAQKVPAHKYVLAVGSSVFCAMFYGDLAEGESEIHIPDVEPAAFLILLKYMYSDEIDLEADTVLATLYAAKKYIVPALAKACVNFLETSLEAKNACVLLSQSRLFEEPELTQRCWEVIDAQAELALRSEGFCEIDRPTLEIILTRETLNTTEAVVFEAVLNWAVAECKRQGLPPTTRNKRNVLGRALYLVRVPTMTLEEFADGAAQSDILTLEETHDIFLWYTAVNKPKLDFPLTQRKGLSPQRCHRFQSSAYRSNQWRYRGRCDSIQFAVDKRIFIAGLGLYGSSGGKAEYSVKIELKRQGVTLAQNLTKFVSDGSSNTFPVWFEHPVQVEQDAFYTVSAILDGNELSYFGQEGMTEVQCGKVTFQFQCSSDSTNGTGVQGGQIPELVFYA; this comes from the exons ATGGCTGCAGAGTTGTACCCTGCAAGCACACACACCAGCCTCCCGAATAACGGCACCGCGGTTACTGCCACCGCAAAGAAGAGCGTGGTGCAGGTCACGCAGACCGCGAGTGAGGCCACCACCACCGCCGCCCAGCaaaacatcaacaacaacaacgtcGAGACCTGCAGCTGGCAGTGCTCTCATCCCACGCTGCGGGAGAG GAATGCATTAATGTTTAACAACGAGCTCATGGCAGACGTCCACTTCATTGTTGGTCCTCCGGGCGAGGCGCAGAAAGTCCCCGCACACAAG TACGTGCTGGCAGTGGGCAGCTCCGTGTTCTGCGCGATGTTCTATGGAGACCTGGCCGAGGGAGAGTCCGAAATTCACATCCCAGATGTAGAGCCCGCTGCATTTCTAATTCTGTTGAA GTACATGTACAGCGATGAGATCGACCTGGAGGCTGACACAGTGCTGGCCACCCTGTACGCTGCCAAAAAGTACATAGTGCCGGCCCTGGCCAAGGCTTGCGTGAACTTCCTGGAGACCAGCCTGGAGGCCAAGAACGCGTGTGTGCTGCTGTCGCAGAGCCGGCTCTTCGAGGAGCCTGAGCTGACGCAGCGCTGCTGGGAGGTAATTGACGCCCAAGCTGAGCTAGCCCTGCGCTCCGAGGGCTTCTGCGAGATTGACCGGCCCACCCTGGAGATCATCCTCACGCGGGAGACCCTCAACACTACGGAGGCTGTGGTCTTCGAGGCCGTTCTGAACTGGGCCGTGGCTGAGTGCAAGCGGCAGGggctcccccccaccacacgcAACAAGCGGAACGTCTTGGGCCGGGCACTCTACCTGGTGCGGGTCCCCACCATGACGCTGGAGGAGTTTGCTGATGGCGCAGCTCAATCGGACATTCTGACACTGGAGGAGACGCATGACATCTTCCTGTGGTACACGGCGGTCAACAAGCCCAAGTTGGACTTTCCTCTGACCCAGCGAAAGGGGCTCTCGCCCCAACGGTGTCACCGTTTCCAGTCCTCAGCGTACCGCAGTAACCAGTGGCGTTACAGAGGGCGCTGCGACAGCATCCAGTTCGCTGTGGATAAGCGCATCTTCATAGCGGGGCTGGGCCTGTATGGCTCCAGTGGCGGCAAGGCCGAGTACAGTGTCAAGATCGAACTTAAGCGCCAGGGAGTGACTCTGGCCCAGAACTTGACTAAGTTTGTCTCGGATGGGTCGAGTAACACGTTCCCGGTGTGGTTCGAGCACCCGGTGCAGGTGGAACAGGATGCCTTCTACACAGTCAGTGCCATCTTGGATGGTAATGAGCTCAGCTACTTTGGGCAGGAGGGCATGACGGAGGTGCAGTGCGGAAAGGTGACCTTCCAGTTCCAGTGCTCTTCAGACAGCACCAATGGCACTGGGGTACAGGGAGGGCAAATCCCCGAGCTGGTGTTCTATGCATGA
- the LOC111851035 gene encoding BTB/POZ domain-containing protein 6-B isoform X1, which produces MPEAQDCLHGRIMKCLTFLLLLPETLKKSKKSGKHSGRLPVCYEIVTLSLKKKMAAELYPASTHTSLPNNGTAVTATAKKSVVQVTQTASEATTTAAQQNINNNNVETCSWQCSHPTLRERNALMFNNELMADVHFIVGPPGEAQKVPAHKYVLAVGSSVFCAMFYGDLAEGESEIHIPDVEPAAFLILLKYMYSDEIDLEADTVLATLYAAKKYIVPALAKACVNFLETSLEAKNACVLLSQSRLFEEPELTQRCWEVIDAQAELALRSEGFCEIDRPTLEIILTRETLNTTEAVVFEAVLNWAVAECKRQGLPPTTRNKRNVLGRALYLVRVPTMTLEEFADGAAQSDILTLEETHDIFLWYTAVNKPKLDFPLTQRKGLSPQRCHRFQSSAYRSNQWRYRGRCDSIQFAVDKRIFIAGLGLYGSSGGKAEYSVKIELKRQGVTLAQNLTKFVSDGSSNTFPVWFEHPVQVEQDAFYTVSAILDGNELSYFGQEGMTEVQCGKVTFQFQCSSDSTNGTGVQGGQIPELVFYA; this is translated from the exons ATGCCAGAAGCTCAAGACTGCCTTCATGGCCGGATCATGAAGTGTCTGACTTTTCTCCTTCTACTTCCAGAAACCCTGAAAAAGTCCAAAAAAAGTGGGAAGCACTCGGGTAGGCTCCCAGTATGCTATGAGATCGTGACACTGTCTCTGAAGAAGAAGATGGCTGCAGAGTTGTACCCTGCAAGCACACACACCAGCCTCCCGAATAACGGCACCGCGGTTACTGCCACCGCAAAGAAGAGCGTGGTGCAGGTCACGCAGACCGCGAGTGAGGCCACCACCACCGCCGCCCAGCaaaacatcaacaacaacaacgtcGAGACCTGCAGCTGGCAGTGCTCTCATCCCACGCTGCGGGAGAG GAATGCATTAATGTTTAACAACGAGCTCATGGCAGACGTCCACTTCATTGTTGGTCCTCCGGGCGAGGCGCAGAAAGTCCCCGCACACAAG TACGTGCTGGCAGTGGGCAGCTCCGTGTTCTGCGCGATGTTCTATGGAGACCTGGCCGAGGGAGAGTCCGAAATTCACATCCCAGATGTAGAGCCCGCTGCATTTCTAATTCTGTTGAA GTACATGTACAGCGATGAGATCGACCTGGAGGCTGACACAGTGCTGGCCACCCTGTACGCTGCCAAAAAGTACATAGTGCCGGCCCTGGCCAAGGCTTGCGTGAACTTCCTGGAGACCAGCCTGGAGGCCAAGAACGCGTGTGTGCTGCTGTCGCAGAGCCGGCTCTTCGAGGAGCCTGAGCTGACGCAGCGCTGCTGGGAGGTAATTGACGCCCAAGCTGAGCTAGCCCTGCGCTCCGAGGGCTTCTGCGAGATTGACCGGCCCACCCTGGAGATCATCCTCACGCGGGAGACCCTCAACACTACGGAGGCTGTGGTCTTCGAGGCCGTTCTGAACTGGGCCGTGGCTGAGTGCAAGCGGCAGGggctcccccccaccacacgcAACAAGCGGAACGTCTTGGGCCGGGCACTCTACCTGGTGCGGGTCCCCACCATGACGCTGGAGGAGTTTGCTGATGGCGCAGCTCAATCGGACATTCTGACACTGGAGGAGACGCATGACATCTTCCTGTGGTACACGGCGGTCAACAAGCCCAAGTTGGACTTTCCTCTGACCCAGCGAAAGGGGCTCTCGCCCCAACGGTGTCACCGTTTCCAGTCCTCAGCGTACCGCAGTAACCAGTGGCGTTACAGAGGGCGCTGCGACAGCATCCAGTTCGCTGTGGATAAGCGCATCTTCATAGCGGGGCTGGGCCTGTATGGCTCCAGTGGCGGCAAGGCCGAGTACAGTGTCAAGATCGAACTTAAGCGCCAGGGAGTGACTCTGGCCCAGAACTTGACTAAGTTTGTCTCGGATGGGTCGAGTAACACGTTCCCGGTGTGGTTCGAGCACCCGGTGCAGGTGGAACAGGATGCCTTCTACACAGTCAGTGCCATCTTGGATGGTAATGAGCTCAGCTACTTTGGGCAGGAGGGCATGACGGAGGTGCAGTGCGGAAAGGTGACCTTCCAGTTCCAGTGCTCTTCAGACAGCACCAATGGCACTGGGGTACAGGGAGGGCAAATCCCCGAGCTGGTGTTCTATGCATGA